From Vairimorpha necatrix chromosome 9, complete sequence, one genomic window encodes:
- a CDS encoding homeobox domain-containing protein 4, with amino-acid sequence MNSENYDENENYTNSNMGNYNLENYNTDNYITNRNINNRNIISNNYITNNTDNYINNIENYSNTNGINKNENYINNIINNNKNFRDDPFLIKHRKRTTKKQLEILEKNFEICIRPDAKMRKKLGDQLNMTPRAVQIWFQNRRAKIKKLNGDNKSKKKKSKSKKSNKETTSYYSEQYTTNNQYDTYDTYNNNQYDTYDISAYDRQYSGIYGEYENINQEYSYDISKMPYEGTYYQSMYGINKGYDMNQYESSDYYQNERYKSEMYGSMTNPYYYTSTTYNYTDEAENGEDYYYKMQPNTGYYYCEEKNKEKREDYVDRREE; translated from the coding sequence atgaattCTGAAAATTACGACGAAAATGAAAACTATACCAATAGTAACATGggaaattataatttagaaaattataatactgataattatattactaatagaaatattaataatagaaatattattagtaataattatattactAATAATACTGATAATTATATcaataatattgaaaacTATTCTAATACTAAtggaataaataaaaatgaaaattatattaataatattattaataataataaaaactttagaGATGATCCATTTTTGATTAAACATAGAAAAAGAACCACTAAGAAacaattagaaattttagaaaagaaCTTCGAAATTTGTATAAGACCAGATGCGAAAATGAGGAAGAAACTGGGAGATCAGCTTAATATGACACCTAGAGCTGTACAAATATGGTTTCAGAATAGAAGAGCCAAAATCAAGAAATTAAATGGAGACAATAAGtctaaaaagaagaaatccAAATCTAAGAAAAGTAATAAAGAAACCACTTCTTATTACAGTGAACAATACACTACTAATAATCAATATGATACATATGAtacatataataataatcaGTACGATACATACGATATTAGTGCATATGATAGGCAATATAGTGGAATATACGGGGAATATGAGAATATAAACCAGGAATATTCTTATGATATCAGTAAGATGCCTTATGAAGGGACATATTACCAATCAATGTACGGTATAAATAAAGGATATGATATGAACCAATATGAATCTAGTGattattatcaaaatgAAAGATATAAATCAGAAATGTATGGCAGTATGACAAATCCTTATTATTACACTAGTACGACTTATAATTACACTGACGAAGCAGAAAACGGAGAagattattattataaaatgcAACCTAATACGGGGTATTATTATTGTGAagagaaaaataaagaaaaaagagaaGACTATGTGGATAGACGAGAGGAAtga
- a CDS encoding putative E3 ubiquitin-protein ligase, whose translation MDLSSDFNEEDFFIDEEYFENNHDNNHDNFDFIEDYMNSYREYINNYYSNDYYIDDYYGNEYYDQDYIDVNFESELPFYNEIEITNISKFPESDEIEIINEINPNIEIENISIENIRKYKSTFYKDTIKTDTKDTTCLVCYGPFTYNSKIISLKCAHFFHSKCIIPWISRQRTCPTCRRTII comes from the coding sequence ATGGATTTATCAAGTGACTTCAATGAAGAAGACTTCTTTATAGACgaagaatattttgaaaataatcaTGATAATAATCATgataattttgattttattgaaGATTATATGAATAGTTATagagaatatataaataattattacagtaatgattattatattgATGATTATTACGGTAATGAATATTATGATCAAGATTATATTGATGTTAATTTTGAATCAGAACTGcctttttataatgaaattGAAATTACAAACATTTCTAAGTTCCCAGAGAGTGACGAGatagaaataattaatgaGATAAATCCAAATATAGAAATAGAGAATATTagtatagaaaatataaggaaatataaaagcacattttataaagacACAATAAAAACAGACACAAAAGACACCACATGTCTGGTCTGCTATGGGCCTTTTACTTATAATTCTAAGATTATAAGTTTAAAATGCGCGCACTTTTTCCACTCCAAGTGCATCATCCCATGGATTTCTAGACAGAGAACATGTCCAACATGCCGAAGAACAATaatttaa
- a CDS encoding NEDD8-conjugating enzyme UBC12, which translates to MPPSFCLFRVKNELSSLVLLDDTSYSVSYVPLHIIYTINMSRGVYKDKSISFSISFPFEYPFVSPKITCLSKIFHPSIDEEGNTCLEMLRLNWRCTYGIQNLFINLYTILIDLECEIPLNEKASKMMREDYDLFLKRAQE; encoded by the coding sequence atGCCCCCatctttttgtttgttcAGAGTCAAGAATGAGTTGTCTTCTCTCGTCCTCCTGGACGATACTTCATACTCTGTTTCTTATGTTCCTCTACACATTATTTATACTATTAATATGTCTCGTGGTGTCTATAAAGACAAGTCTATAAGTTTTTCTATCTCTTTCCCTTTTGAGTATCCTTTTGTCTCCCCCAAGATTACATGCCTTTCTAAGATCTTCCATCCGTCTATTGACGAGGAAGGGAATACATGCCTGGAGATGTTGAGGCTCAATTGGCGGTGTACTTATGGGATTCAGAATCtgtttattaatttgtacACAATATTAATAGATTTAGAATGCGAGATCCCCTTGAATGAGAAGGCGAGTAAAATGATGAGAGAAGATTatgatttatttcttaagCGAGCACAAGAATAG
- a CDS encoding putative SP-containing membrane protein: MKPTEQLFTKILPFLKFKSDVYKSQESVEDLDVNSNDDVWKNDNEIFKNIFNFNNVLYNGGHKIKDKYIDLIAPKLQQTRLSFEIYCKSRFDDKTLDSKSIREFPKCSAYLIKRACQCDQVCIDKNISNLKYDPSCVIFDLENVNTDVSYLDSCDRQALRPYDGTLKLYKFGFNIERATKELNDSVIACCRTLTYAPDLICNAYELRDECKNEKFCMSKNFIVPGNCTLNFNKIKEILGIEKNGISTENLVSSTDNPTAQAAILMPIKDVNYFTIGLSGACLIIFLCLIVVSLFGKSVNKKIFFFSVIGVIIVFLSLILTLY; the protein is encoded by the coding sequence ATGAAGCCAACAGAGCAATTGTTCACTAAAATTTTGccttttctaaaatttaaaagcgACGTTTACAAAAGTCAAGAATCTGTAGAAGATTTAGATGTAAATAGTAATGATGATGTTTGGAAAAACgataatgaaatttttaagaacatttttaattttaacaatgttttatataatggtggtcataaaattaaagataaatatattgatCTCATTGCTCCAAAGTTACAACAAACCCGTTTGTCATTTGAAATATATTGTAAGTCTCGATTCGACGATAAAACTTTAGATTCTAAATCTATTAGAGAATTTCCAAAATGTAGTgcatatttaattaaaagagCCTGCCAATGTGATCAGGTTTGTATTGATAAAAacatatcaaatttaaaatacgATCCTTCTTGCGTTATCTTCGATCTTGAAAATGTCAATACTGACGTGTCATACCTTGATAGTTGTGATCGTCAAGCATTAAGGCCTTACGATGgtacattaaaattatataaattcgGATTTAACATTGAAAGAGCGACTAAAGAGTTAAATGACTCTGTTATTGCATGTTGTAGAACATTAACTTATGCGCCTGATCTTATTTGTAATGCATATGAACTAAGAGATGaatgtaaaaatgaaaaattttgtatgtctaaaaattttattgtaccTGGAAATTGTACactaaattttaataaaataaaagaaatattgggaattgaaaaaaatgggATTTCTACAGAAAATCTAGTATCGAGCACCGATAATCCAACAGCACAAGCCGCCATTCTTATGCCTATTAAAGACGTCAATTATTTTACTATCGGATTATCTGGGGCTTGtctaattatatttttatgtttaatagTTGTAAGTCTTTTTGGAAAATCagtaaacaaaaaaatattttttttttcagtaATTGGGGTGATAATCGTATTCTTATCTTTAATATTGactttatattaa
- a CDS encoding putative SP-containing protein, whose protein sequence is MFSIYVLILEISFITSSTFCLNTSSCLYASYIYESNKQTPDLIFNRTTENFLELECIKQNLNLLGPDELSLLFNVIDEHLIDKNDNLYCLIVELSKSSDVYCEIKKIQNELRYLPTAMRGRLSICPKDFHIISSNRKRIQCKSNNLKYSTKKCTKILKTELNCLNLSRNKLEFYVFVFEFVERCVDLITMNTFKCQVKLHYQYLLDYYRIYSNYIKMLISEVSLPKILNYAGKCLVEESNINFILLCKIRDELMSLDRIISNFYINLDNYLSHMEIISNLIIENIQKN, encoded by the coding sequence ATGTTTTCAATTTACgtattaattttagaaattagttttattaCTTCGTCAACCTTTTGTTTGAACACTTCTAGTTGTTTATATGCatcttatatatatgaatcTAATAAACAGACGCCTGACTTGATATTTAATAGAACTACTGAGAATTTCTTAGAATTAGAATgcataaaacaaaatttaaatttgctAGGACCAGATGAACTCAGtttactttttaatgttataGATGAACATTTAATCGACAAAAATGATAATCTATATTGTCTCATTGTTGAATTAAGCAAATCTTCAGACGTTTATTGcgagataaaaaaaatacaaaatgaATTAAGATACCTACCTACCGCTATGAGAGGTAGACTATCTATATGTCCTAAAGATTTTCACATTATTTCTTCAAATAGAAAGAGAATACAATGCAAAAGTAATAACTTGAAATATTCcacaaaaaaatgtacgaaaattttaaaaaccgAATTAAATTgcttaaatttatcaagGAACAAATTAGAATTCTAtgtatttgtttttgaatTTGTTGAAAGATGCGTTGATCTGATCACAATGAACACATTTAAATGTCAAGTTAAGTTACATTATCAATATTTACTTGATTATTATAGGATATATTCGAActatattaaaatgttaATAAGTGAGGTTTCATTGCCTAAAATCTTAAATTATGCTGGAAAATGTTTAGTCGAagaatcaaatataaattttattctgtTGTGTAAAATTAGAGATGAGTTGATGTCATTAGATagaataatatcaaatttttatataaatttagataattatttatcGCACATGGaaataatttcaaatttgataatagaaaatattcaaaaaaattaa